A single Pogoniulus pusillus isolate bPogPus1 chromosome 27, bPogPus1.pri, whole genome shotgun sequence DNA region contains:
- the KCTD7 gene encoding BTB/POZ domain-containing protein KCTD7 produces the protein MVVVTGQNKVSGNPDDAMSSSDAEDDFQEPATPTATQAGQALPLLPQQFPEVVPLNVGGMYFTTRLSTLRRYEDTMLAAMFSGRHYIPTDAEGRYFIDRDGTYFGDILNFLRSGDLPPRERVRSVYKEAQYYSIGPLLDNLEDIQPLKGEKVRQAFLGLMPYYKDHLERIIEIAKLRAMQRKARFAKLKVCVFKEEMPITPYECPHFNSLRFERSESETKLFEHHCEVDVSFGPWEAVADVYDLLHCIVTDLSDRGITVDHQCIGVCDKHLINHYYCKRPIYEFKITWW, from the exons ATGGTGGTAGTTACGGGGCAGAACAAAGTGAGTGGAAACCCGGATGATGCCATGTCGAGCTCAGATGCAGAGGATGATTTCCAAGAGCCAGCCACTCCTACCGCAACCCAAGCAGGGCAAGCACTAcctctgctgcctcagcag TTTCCAGAAGTTGTCCCACTAAATGTAGGAGGCATGTATTTTACAACAAGGCTGTCAACACTGAGACGTTATGAGGACACAATGCTGGCAGCTATGTTCAGTGGAAGACACTACATCCCaacagatgctgaaggcagataCTTCATTGACAGAGATGGGACCTACTTTGG aGACATACTTAACTTTCTACGATCTGGTGACCTGCCACCAAGAGAACGAGTGAGGTCAGTTTACAAGGAAGCTCAGTATTATTCCATAGGACCACTGCTGGACAATCTAGAGGATATTCAGCCTCTTAAAGGAGAAAAAGTTAGACAAGCTTTCCTGGGCCTGATGCCATATTACAAAG aTCACTTAGAGCGGATCATCGAAATAGCAAAGCTTAGAGCTATGCAGAGAAAGGCAAGATTTGCAAAATTAAAGGTCTGTGTCTTCAAAGAAGAGATGCCCATCACTCCCTATGAATGCCCCCATTTCAACTCCCTACGTTTTGAAAGGAGTGAAAGTGAGACCAAGCTGTTTGAACATCACTGCGAAGTCGATGTCTCTTTTGGcccctgggaggctgtggctgatgTCTATGACCTCCTGCACTGTATCGTGACAGACCTGTCAGACAGAGGGATAACTGTGGATCATCAGTGCATTGGGGTGTGTGATAAACACCTGATCAATCACTATTACTGCAAACGTCCTATCTATGAATTCAAGATTACTTGGTGGTGA